AAAGCAATTGTGATTTATgacttttcttattattttctcaaaaataattacaaagaATTCTTATAGTTTTTGTTGGGGAAACTTTGAAAATGTAAAAAGAAGTGTAAGTCTTTAGTGGGACAATGGACAAACAAGAAAAGAGCAAATCAgcaaatttaaacataaaagaGACGTATAAATGCAAATCATTTATTTGAAGCATATAAATATCAAATGGACCACTTATTCAAATATTTTCGTAAAAAATCCTATTATAAATATGTATGAAATTAGTTTCAATCtgtttagttttagtttttactaaaaaaaacaagTCTACTGTTAGTAGTTTGATttatttactattagtttagaatcgttttacttaaataaattcatgaacaaaggatcactttagcccatgaacttggcacaaagtatcaaaaacgtccaaattagcaaaacatgatcacttttaccccgaacatgttaaatttggtacaaaaagccccctccccactctcatctcagagagtgagatacactctccggttttaatgGTCGTTTTGGTTTCCAGGGtgatattttaatgataaaaagtttaaaatggtcctaatatttatttcacaattgaaattaatacctaataatttaaaaaaaaatacaatttaattttttaattttaaaactttatataacaaattaaccccaaattttatatatatgacaaTTTAACTcctaaattaatttgtttacaaaaaatattaaaactattaaacttttaacaaaaaaaaattaatttttttgtttttttaaaaatcctaAACAGACCCATGGATCTATTCATCAAAAAGTTTGATTAACAACTTTTGTTCATCAAAAAGTTTGATGAACAACTTTTGCTCATCAAACTGATGAACAAAAATGTTCATCCTTTGATGAACAAATTGTTCATCATTCTCAAGCGAGGAGGAAACCTCCTCGCCTGAGAAACAGTTCCGCCCCAGGCGAACCCAGACAGAAACGGGTTCGCCTGAGGCGAACCTAGATGCGTCTACATCTGAAGCGAACGCAGATGCGTTTGCGAACGCATCTGCGAACCCAGACAGAAACGGACGAACCTAGATGCGTCTGCATCTGGATTCGCTTCAGGCaaacccagatgggtctgcatCTGGATTCGCTTCAGGcgaacccagatgggtctgGGTTCGTCTCAGATGCGTTTGCATCTGGGTTCGTCTCAGGCGAACCCAGACAGAGACGGGTTTGCCTGAGGCGAACCTAGACGCCTTTGGGTTCGTCTTAGGGGAACCCAGACGCCTCTGGGTTTGCCTGAGACGAACCCAgatccggcgaggaggagcctcctcgccggaaatcagaaaacaactttttttttgaaaaagttcgAAAAAAACCCCTGAATTAATTAAGAGTGATTTTTTGTTAATTGGGGTTTTTTGAGCCAGTTTTGACAAGTTCGGgttaaaagtgatccggttttgccaatttggacgtttttgatactttgtgccaagttcagggggtaaaatgatcctttgttcaataattcattattagtttgatttttgaattataaagTTAAGTAAATTATTGCTTAgtttactatcggtttactatcAATATTGTAAAACATGTACAAAATgagtttaaatatatttattttttaaaaattaatttatttacttttattttgataaagaaacaaatttaatattagtttactaaaaaaacaaagttactatcggtttacttaaaaaataaatgttttattagtttaatttttgaattataaagttaaataaattatttcttaGTTTACTATTAGTATTATAAAACAGGTACGGAATTAGTTTCAATTTATATACTCTTAGTTTaatgaaaaaacaaatttacttttAGTATACTAAAAAAACAAGTTTACTATTAGTATAATAtcaatttcaaaaaagaaaacaagttcattgttataattatacagttgaattaaattatttttcttaatttactaTATATCAGTATTTTTTTATGTGtgaaattagttttaattagtttacttttaatttactatcggtttacttTCATTTTCTTAAAGATAAGTTTATTTAGTTTACTTTCACTttcagtttaataaaaaataaatttattattagtttaccaTCAGTTTACTAAAACATATCTCAACCAATTACGACCAATATTAACATAAAGCTATTAATATCTTATATTTGTCAAGATAACCACAAAACTTAAAGACTTTccaactttattaaaaaaaattcaaattcacATACAAATATTGGTGGATTATTAGGTCAATAACGCactagaattttaaaaattattttctataatcCAGAATAAGATCCATGCAATTCGATAGATATACATAGTTGTATAAATAAAACTTGCCGAATGTTAAATTCACAGCAGATTTGATGGAAGGAAGAGAGGTGGTTCAATCCAGTGACACTTTGCGTCGAACTTTTGATATTTTGCACATCGAACGTCTTTTAAAACAACTTGttctctacgagtatccacacgaacaaaCTTTTTCAAAACGATCACAAAGCACAAAAAACATACTGGAATTGAATAATAAACGTTCTAAACACTTAAGAACATCCTAATATATGTTTTCAATTAGATATGATGATAATTATGTTAAGAACATTAAAGAACACAGAGCATGACAATCATGACAATTTCATCTATAAACATACGTTTTAGGCGTTTGAATTAAACAGTGTCAACATATAATGAtaaaaacacatataaactGGCTATATACATGTTTCTAATATGAATTTCATGGAAATCATGTTTAGAATTTAAAGGCATGGCAATCATGGCAAAGACAGTTTATATCAAGAACACAACTTTAGGTAATTTCACAACAAAACAACCTAACATGGGTTCTTACATATCAAATTAGTTGTTCTAAATTATATGtgataaaaagtgataaaataataatttttgtccTCAGAAGTACTGTTCTGATTCTTTGACTCATTTTTTGGTGATTCGGACGTGGAATCAAGCTTCAAATCGATGTGCAATAATGATTTCTTAAATGATTGAAGCGTTTTGGCTTTGTTTGATCAGATGGTGTGTGTGTTTGGTTTGGCCAACAGGGGAATTTTTTGGGTTTGTGTGCTTTTCTGGGTGATGAATTTTGTTGACCGGTTTGACCCTTAGCTAGGCTGTCCTAGAGTCCTATGTGTAGTGACTCGGGTTGACCTAGGGCTTACTAGGTGTTGAGTGATAACTCCATAAGTCTTATCAGGATTAGGAATAAGTCTTTACTATTATCATTaggattttttaatttcaaattcgTAATACTACTTGATTGCTAAGTAGATGCTAAAGTTTTGGTgctcaaaaatatcaaaaatggcTCCTAGGGCTTTAAGAGTTTGATTATGGTCAATTTTAATCCGCCAAACTTGAAATTAGCCcataaatttttaagatattgcaattagtccaatttcttacGCTTAAATcacaatttctttggatttttataggctatttgcaGCTAATTACATTTCAATTCTTCAAGTTTGTAATTGTGCACAGATCTGACCAGCTTGAATCCCAATGAGCGCACCACAAGCTCATTATCCGGATAAATttttctgaaaatcatcattggacctTAGTCCCCTGTCACTTTTCACCTGTctggaaaataggtgtctacaattaGGTCTATTCACACAAAAATATCAAACGTTTTTTATTTGCGTCAGTTATAGACAAACCTTTTCATGGCACAATTTGGTGAGTTGAAAAGGTTtgactataactgacacaaattgcaaatgtttggtatttttaGGTGAGTATGTCATTTTAAAGTccaataactaattaattaaattctttataatttttttttatatatataattgaaaataattaatattttatatttaacactaattaaaattaatttaattttttttactaaatctaataaatttatttgataatatatttgataaatatatatttaatttaaaattaattaaaaattaattaaaaactgtCATATTCAACcgaaatttatatatttaaaatttcagCTGCCAGTGCTTCGACATTGCCGCCGCCTCAACAACTTGAGTTTGTCGTCCTTCGAGGAAGGCGAACCTAGACCTGGCTCGCCTTTTTTGAGGAAGACAAACTCAGGCTGTTCGTCGGAggacgaacaattgggtctaAGGCGGCGGCAGTGTCATAGGACTGGTAGCTGAAactttgaaaatataaatttcgaGATGGATATGACGGTTTTTGattactttttaataaaattaacttaattatatatctatttGTTTGCACCGGCCCAGAAGATCCATTATAAGGCTGGTGACATTTCGGCCCATGGTCAGAGAAGATGAATTGAATGGGCTCATCATGGATTTTAAGCCCAACAAGagctatatttaattttagcttttttCTATTGGTTTAGGGAGATTGAATCTCATTAGAATTAGGACTTTTTATTAGGGTTTTGTCTTTATAAATAGCTAggagctttgtattattttttatcaacacatcattaatcaaaaaccaaagctCAGGCTTTTTATCCCAATTTCGGGATTGAATCTTAGTTTAGGAGTAGAATTGATATTAATCTCGCTTGGATCTCAGGATTCccagattaatactgttagtttaaTTGAACGACGGTAACGTCATTCGCAATTTGGACAACGTCACTTGAATTCGGGTTACGTCACTTGAATTAGGGTTACGTCATTCAGATCCTGTTTACCTCATCTAGAATCACCCTGGTCAAAGCATCAGTACCTAAAGTTAcccattaataaattcaaaggtttgaCCAAGGTGAAAATCtcgcgaacatcttttggcgactccactggggacagtTTATGGTCAGCACAAAACCGGAGTTTTTTCAGACGATTACAGGGAAACTCGGTATCAAAGCCGAGCGAAACTTCAAAGGAAATTCGGAGAAACAGAGCAACCAGATCCAGAGATCATCACCATCATGGCGAAAGGAGATAAGCAGCCGCAGACCAAAGGAGTTCAGAATACGACACCTGAAGTGATTTCTGCTAGCAACAAAGCCATGGAAGGCGATGACGTGGAAAAAGATTTCGACGAATTTTTCCGAGAAATACCACCTACTCGACCGTCGCTATCTAGGGCTGATTTTACCATTATGAGAGACGAAATAGCTCAGGAAAATCGGCAAATGTTTGACGGAGCGATGCAACAGATGTCCAATTCCTTCAAGGGGATGTTGGCCGACCAAGCGGTCGTTCAGCAATCAATCGTGAAAAACTTGAGCAACTTGACGAGCTCAATGGACAATCTGGGAAAGATCTTTTCGGGACAATCAGTGACCGATCAGAGTTACCGTAGGGCCGATTATACCTCGACATCGCAAAGAAATGGCGGTCTTGGTAGTACGGCCGATGCGGGACATTCACCGAGTAAAACAGGTTTCACTTATGGATCAGTGCGGTTGTTAACGCGCCCAGAAGGAGACACGGGGGTCAAGGGCGATCTATCCTCATCAGGAGTCGGGCGATATCAAGGGTGCGATCCATCCGGTACCGGAACAGCACGACACCAGGGCAATGATTCGTCTGGTGTAGAAGCCGGAAGGTACCAAGGCAACGACTAGTTGCCGGGACAACAATGCCCGAACCAGCAGTCGCCGCAGGATAACCTCTACGGAAGTAACAATGCCCCCATGGGAGAAAACAACTTATATAATCGGGGGCAGTTGCTAGATGAACTAGAGAAATTAGGGGTCGACGTCAGGCCGATGCCTAGACCTTCATATATGAAGCCGTACCCAGATAGGATTGATAAACTATACCCATTCCCTAGGGGTTACAAAGTTCCCGAATTTAGTTTATTCTCAGGAGAAGAGAAAAGTCAGTCAACAGTGGAACACATCGCAAGATTTTCTGCTCAATGTGGAGAAGCAGGGGCTCACGACTTTTGGAAACTGCGTTTGTTTGCCAGTTTCCTCACCAAGGTGGCGTTCACATGGTACTCCCATTTATCGCCTAACTCGGTCGATACGTGGAAAGACCCGGAGATAAAATTCCACGAGAAATTTTACAGGGCGCCACCCGACGTTACCTTGGCTGATCTTGCAAGAATTTCGCAGCTACCTAGTGAATCCGTCGAGAAATATATTGACCGCTTCCGGAATTTGAGGACAAGGTGCATGACGCACATATCCGAAGGGGATTGCGTGCTGATGGTTGTGAAAGGGATGAACTTCGCCATGCGAGAACATTTCGAAGGCCACCGATTTCGGGATTTGTTTGAACTCACCAACAGAGTCACAGGTTATGAACGATTACTCCAAGAGAAGGAACAGAGGCGAGGATCCTCGAAAGGTACCTATTACCGCGATCAGTTGGATGTTGCCGTTGTTACCGATAGCGAGGACGATTCATCTGACGATGAGATATGTATGGCCGAGTTTCTTGGGAAGAAACCAACGGAGTGCGCAGCGTTGAGGAAGCCGGGATACGTGAAGAAGAATAAGATGGCGGTCATCCAAAAAGAATATTCATTCGACTTGACAAAGGCCGATGATATATTTGACGCCTTGCTAAAAGACGGGAAAATCTCTCTATCCGAAGGTCATGTTGTATTGTCAAGCGAGGAACTGATTGGCAAAGATTACTGCAAATTCCACAACTCGTGGAGACACAGCACCAATAATTGCGTAGTGTTCAGGAACGTAGTCCAAAAGGCGATAAATGAAGGAAAATTGTTGTTCCCCGCCAAAAGGGAGGCCGATGCGAAATGCGTTTCGATCAACGTGATTCGGCCCAATTTGGACCAAGTGTTGGGTATTGGGAAAGTATTGGAGAAATGGAATGCTAAGTAACCTCGGCAAAGAGTAGTAGTGAATAACGTAGTTAGGCAATACCGAATGACCAAACCAATTGTCTCAGAGCCGATTTGCCAACATTGCCAGCACTGCCAGAGCCGCCCTGGAACCGAATACGTACAGAAATTGGCCAGAACGAATCCCAAAACCATTAAACTGAGGTCGCCCACAAAGGAGTGGCAGCAGCACATGCCATCTGGACAGAAGGGGAGATCGGTTTTCAAAAGGGTGTTCAGGCcgacggaggagacccctcgtatgaccaAGACACAGAAGAGGCGGATCCAGAGAATGCGACAGGAGTCGCGATTGGTCGCAGCAGAGCCCAAATCGGCACCAGGGTGCCGAGTGCCGGTAAAAAACCGTTTATCCACCACTGTATCTTCTTCCGGAACTAAGAGACCGATTCAAGAAAGATTGGGGGCAGCCAAAGACGATCCAAAAACGACCCAAGGCAAGCATAATCGGTCGGAAGCTGAGTCTTTCGAGACACCGAAACGAAAACTTAGGAAATTTTGGGTGGAGAAGAAACGCAATCACGACAATGAGCTACCTTCTCATACATCGGCAACGGATGAGAAATCGCCAAACGGCAATAGGCGATCTTACAAGGATGTAGTCCTGAGCCACGCAGATGGCCAGTTGAAGGCTTGGGTACCTGTGAAGAAAGAGTTAGTTGTTGTACACCAAGGTGGGCAGCTCAAAGCATGGATTTCGAAAAGCGATAACCGAAAAGAGGTCCAAGTAGTTACTCTTCCGGATTCTTTTAGGAATAAAGCAGGACAGAAGTCAATTTTGGATGGAGATGTTATAATCCCGGACGAGAATAGTGCCGATGCTTCGGCAGTTGTTTCTTTAAGCAAACCGCCGACAAGAATGACAAGGCACATCAGGCCGTTGTATATCAAGGTCGAGGTAAATAGCGTCGCCATTGGAAGAGTGCTAATTGACAACGGCGCAGGAGTAAACATCTTACCATCCCGAATGCTCAAGAAGTTCGGAATAGAACATCATCAGCTGGAATCCACTGACGTTTATATGACAGATTTCGCCGGAGGCGAGACCCCCGCCGAAGGGTATATCACCCTAAAGATAAAAGTTGGCCGAGTCGAGACTGAAGAAGGTTTCTTTGTTGTTAATGCTAGGAGCAATTACAACGTGTTACTCGGCAGTGACTGGATTCATTCCAACATGTGCATTCCATCTACCATGCATCAGATGCTGATATTATGGCGAGAAGCTGGAGAGGCTGAGATAGTGCAGGGCGATCCAAGCCCTTTTGGCGAAGATAGCAACGTTTTAGAAGCTATGATGTATGACGAGCAAGTGAGGAATATCCAATCTTTAAGTCATCGAGATACGAACAGTCCCAGAATCCTCATCAACGCGGATCAGCCAACAGACATTACCCTCGGGGGCAGCAGCCGATCCACCATCTTGCAACGTTCCGATGAATAGACGACATACAGAGTTGCGAAAA
This window of the Mercurialis annua linkage group LG5, ddMerAnnu1.2, whole genome shotgun sequence genome carries:
- the LOC126681919 gene encoding uncharacterized protein LOC126681919; translated protein: MGENNLYNRGQLLDELEKLGVDVRPMPRPSYMKPYPDRIDKLYPFPRGYKVPEFSLFSGEEKSQSTVEHIARFSAQCGEAGAHDFWKLRLFASFLTKVAFTWYSHLSPNSVDTWKDPEIKFHEKFYRAPPDVTLADLARISQLPSESVEKYIDRFRNLRTRCMTHISEGDCVLMVVKGMNFAMREHFEGHRFRDLFELTNRVTGYERLLQEKEQRRGSSKGTYYRDQLDVAVVTDSEDDSSDDEICMAEFLGKKPTECAALRKPGYVKKNKMAVIQKEYSFDLTKADDIFDALLKDGKISLSEGHVVLSSEELIGKDYCKFHNSWRHSTNNCVVFRNVVQKAINEGKLLFPAKREADAKCVSINVIRPNLDQVLGIGKVLEKWNAK